Within the Nitrospira sp. CR1.1 genome, the region GGCTATACCCGGCCTGCTTCAGCACCGCTTCCATCAATTTGGTGCAATGGGCTTCGTCGTCAACCAGAAGAATCTTGATAGTCGTCAGATCAAGGTCCTGCATCACGCTCTCACCACTCCTTCGCCCGTATATGTGTTCCGTTGAGCCTACCACCCTCAGGCCGCATCACCAATTTCTTTTCCGCTCTCCGCAAAAAGGGCACCTGGAAACGTCAAGGTCGACAGTGTCCGCTGGAGGGCCGCCATGGTCAGCGGCTTGCAGAGTTCGGCATCCACGGCCGCCGAAGCGACTTCCTTCACTTCAATCTCGTCGCCGCCGGTCAGGAGTACCACCGGGGTCTCGGGCGACACCCGTTTGATCACCTCGGCCAATTGCCGGCCGGTCATGTCCGGCATGCCGTGATCGGTCACGACCAGATGCACCCGCTCAGGGTTGAATCGTTTCACAGCCTCGGCCGCGCTGGTGACCACTTCCACCTGATGGCCCGCCACCCGCAGATACTCTCCGGTGACACGCCCCACCAGCGGATCGTCGTCGACCACCAATATCTGCAGCCGCACGCCATCCAGGCTGTTGCTCTCTTGCTTGTGGCTCACCTCCTGCCCCGCCTGAATCGGCAATCGGATGCTGAAGGTCGTGCCAACCCCGACGGCGCTGGTGATGTCGATGGTGCCCCGCAACCGCTTGATAATGCCATACACCATCGCCAACCCGAGCCCGGATCCCTTTTCTCCTTTTGTCGAAAAAAATGGTTCGAGACAACGCTGGCGCACGTCTTCGGTCATGCCTGTGCCGGTATCGCTGACTTCCAGTCGCACATGGTCGCCGTCCGCCTTGGTCCGCAACGTGATCGAGCCGCTCTTCGGCATGGCATCGACGGCGTTAAAGACCAGATTCGTCAGCACCTCGCGCAACTCCGATTCGTGGCCGGCCACCGGCGACACCGAATCCAATTCCGTTTTGATCTCGATGGCCACTCCATTGGACAAGGCCTGATCCTTCCATTTCGGCTGGCTGAGCTTCACACTCTGCTCGACCAACCGGTTCAGATCCACAATGCCGGCCAGGTCCGCATCGAGGCGGGGACGATAGAACTCACGCAGACGGCTCACGACCTTCGCCGCATCCTTGGCCGCCATATTGATGGTCTGCAGATATTCCTTCAGTTGCGCCGGATCGGCGGACATCTGCGGGGCAATGAGCAACAGTTCGCTGAAGCCCATAATGGGCGACAGCGTATTGTTGAAATCGTGGGCAATGCCGCTGGCCATTTGACCTAACGCGCGGAGCCGCTCCTGTTGCACCATCTGCTGTTGCGCGGTCTGCAGGTCGGTCATGGTTTGCTCCAGCCGGGCGTGGCTCTCACGCAGCGACGTCTCCGCCCGCTTCCGCTCCGCCAGATCCGAAGCGTTGCTCAATGCCACCGCCACCTGATCGGCCAATTGGCGCAATTGCGCCAGGCGCTCGTCATCCATGCCGGGAGCGCGCCGGTAACTCAACGCAATCCCGCCCAGCAGGTCCCGCCCCCGGAACAACGGCAGAACCAACAGCGACTCCGCGCCGGCCCCGCAGAGAGGCCCGAACACCCCGCCCGCCACCAGACCGCTTACTGCCGCGCTGCCCTGGTGCGCCACGAGCATTGCGCGTTCCTGCCCGCTCACCGCAACCCCCGTCATGCTGGTCTCCGCACCGGACGATCCGACCCGCGCATAGAGCCAGCCACGGGCAGCATCTGCCGGATCGATGAGCAGGATCGCGATCCCCTCGCACGGCGAGACTTCACGCAAGCGCGCCAGGACAGTATCCACGATGCGGCTGGGATCAAGCACGGACAGCACCGAACGACCGATTTCATGGATGGTGGCTAGCTGGGTGAATTGCTGGTGCAATCGCCCCGCCATGGCGTTGAACGATGAGGCCAGCTCCTCGAACTCATCGCCGCTCCGGACTTGAACCGGCTGCGAGAAATTTCGCGCCGCGACGCGCCTGGTGCCCTCCCTCAACTGCTCAAGCGGCACCATTGTCTTCCGGATCTGGGTCACGCTGAGCAGGGCCACGGCGAGCAACGCGATCACGACGATCAGAAGAAACCGATAGTGGAAACTCGCCAGCGGCGCCAACACCGAACTCCTGGGCTTGCTGAGCATCACCGTCCAAGGCGCCGATAAAAATTGAAATCGCAGTGGAATCGCCCAGGAACTGGCCAGATACACGTCCTGCTCGTCTCGCCACTCGAACAGCCCCGCACGACCGCTTCCCTGCGCCGCCCACTGTTGCATCAACGTCGCCGATACCGCATGACTGCAAAACAGGACATTGCGATCGTGGCCAAAGACACACATCGAGGTATCGTCGGGCAAGGTCATACTCCCGCCCAAGTCCCACAAATTTTCGTGACTGATTTCCGCCACCACCACGCGCCCGTCAAGTTCCGAGAGTCGCGAGAGAAAAATCCTGGCCCCTTCCAGGCCATTCGGCTCGACCGTGAGCAACGTCTTGTCCTGACGAAGCAGCGCCCGCTGTCGCTGGGCCAAGGCCTGGACTCCCTGTAGCTCACCGAAAAACAGAGAGGTTTCACCAGTCTCGGACACGGAGGCCATTCCGGCAAATCCCGGAAGGCGCGCCAACACCGGTGGGGACACCTCCCCGGACTGCGTCGCCACACCCGCTCGCTGTTGTGCGATGGCCGAAAGCAGTTCCGCTTCGAGGAGTAAGAACCGTTGGTAGATGGCCATGCCCATGGCCTTGCTTTCCTGTCGCACACGGCGCTCCGCCTGCTGCGTGAGCTGGCTAGTCACGTCGCTGAGCGATACCAGACTCAACGCACCGACAGGTAACAAGGCACAGAGAAGAAAGAGCCAAAACACGCGGCGGGCGACACGGCTGCGGAGGAAGGAATATTCGATCTGCACGATACCTTCGTCTCGTTAAAACTCGACGGCCAGCCCGACGAAGCTGCCGTCGTTCGCGCGGATCACGTCGTCGTGACTTGGCCTGGCCGTGAGAGGAATGACGGTCTCACCATCTTTCCCCACACTGTACAGGTCATAGTCGGAATTGATCGGATGGAGAAAGCGATCCTTGCGCGGTTGAGTTGGACGTCCGGTGCTGAGCGGCGCCGCGGCATACGCACTGTCGGGCTCGAACCAGAA harbors:
- a CDS encoding response regulator; translation: MQIEYSFLRSRVARRVFWLFLLCALLPVGALSLVSLSDVTSQLTQQAERRVRQESKAMGMAIYQRFLLLEAELLSAIAQQRAGVATQSGEVSPPVLARLPGFAGMASVSETGETSLFFGELQGVQALAQRQRALLRQDKTLLTVEPNGLEGARIFLSRLSELDGRVVVAEISHENLWDLGGSMTLPDDTSMCVFGHDRNVLFCSHAVSATLMQQWAAQGSGRAGLFEWRDEQDVYLASSWAIPLRFQFLSAPWTVMLSKPRSSVLAPLASFHYRFLLIVVIALLAVALLSVTQIRKTMVPLEQLREGTRRVAARNFSQPVQVRSGDEFEELASSFNAMAGRLHQQFTQLATIHEIGRSVLSVLDPSRIVDTVLARLREVSPCEGIAILLIDPADAARGWLYARVGSSGAETSMTGVAVSGQERAMLVAHQGSAAVSGLVAGGVFGPLCGAGAESLLVLPLFRGRDLLGGIALSYRRAPGMDDERLAQLRQLADQVAVALSNASDLAERKRAETSLRESHARLEQTMTDLQTAQQQMVQQERLRALGQMASGIAHDFNNTLSPIMGFSELLLIAPQMSADPAQLKEYLQTINMAAKDAAKVVSRLREFYRPRLDADLAGIVDLNRLVEQSVKLSQPKWKDQALSNGVAIEIKTELDSVSPVAGHESELREVLTNLVFNAVDAMPKSGSITLRTKADGDHVRLEVSDTGTGMTEDVRQRCLEPFFSTKGEKGSGLGLAMVYGIIKRLRGTIDITSAVGVGTTFSIRLPIQAGQEVSHKQESNSLDGVRLQILVVDDDPLVGRVTGEYLRVAGHQVEVVTSAAEAVKRFNPERVHLVVTDHGMPDMTGRQLAEVIKRVSPETPVVLLTGGDEIEVKEVASAAVDAELCKPLTMAALQRTLSTLTFPGALFAESGKEIGDAA